The Deinococcus radiotolerans DNA window GGCGAGCGTCGAACCCGCTCAGGCCGTCGCCACGTACGACGTGCTGCCCGTCCAGCAGATCTACGAGGGGCTGTACCTGAACAACTTCGGCACGTACACCCCGCTGCTCGCCACCGGCATGACCCAGAGCAAGGACGGCAAGGTCAGCACCTTCACCCTGCGCAAGAACGTGAAATTCCACGACGGCACCACCATGACCTGCGCCGACGTGGAGTACTCGCTGCGCCGCACCTTCGTGGTAGGCAGTGAAACCTCCCTGGCCGCCCAGGTGCGCAGCACCGTCCTCGGCATTCCCGGCTTCACCGCCGACGTCAAGAAGACCTACACCTTCGCCAAACTGGCCGCCGCCGTGCGGTGCAACGCCGCCGGGCAGCTGGTCCTGACCCTGGACCGCAACGTCCCGAGCCTGCTCGACGCCCTCTCCCAGGCGTACGTCGTGCCCCGCAAGGCGCTCGTCGCGGGCGGTGACTGGAGCGGGACGGCCAGCGACTTTGCGGCGTTCCTCGGCAAGGACGTCGCGAACTCCGCGCTCGCCCAGAAACCCGTGGGCACCGGGGCGTATCAGTTCGTGGCGCGCGACCCGAGCCGCTTCATCCTGAAGGCCTTCCCGAGCTACTGGGGCGGCGCACCCGCGATCAAGAACGTGATCCTCCAGAAAGTCGACAGCGACACCGCCCGCGTGCTCGCCCTCCAGAAAGGCGACGCCGATATTGTCATCGTGCCGGACCGCGACACGCTCGCCAAACTCAAGGGCGTGGCTGGCGTCACCGTGTATGAGTCGCTGCCCAGCCGAGACCTGTCCACCGTGGTGCTGTTCAACCAGAACGTCAAGAACTCCGCGCTGCTGCCCGCCGGACAGCTTGCCGAGAACAATATGCCCGTCAACCTATTCAGCGACATTCACGTCCGCCGGGCCTTCGCGGCGCTGTTCGACGCGCAGACCTTCACCCGCGACGCCCTGCAGGGCTTCGGCGTGCCGAAGAACACCACCCTGCCGCCCAACAACTGGGCCGACGACAAGACCCTGCGGCCCCCCACGTACAGCCTCAAGACCGCCGAAGCCGAATTCCGCCAGGCCTGGGGCGGCAAACTCTGGAGCACCGGCTTTACCATCCCCATCGACTTCTTCGCGGGCAGCGGCCTGTCTGAGGTCGTGTCCGGCATCTTCAAGCAGAACATCGAGCGTCTCAACCCCAAATTTCACGTGCAGGTGAACACCGTGGAACTCAGCGCGGCCAACGCCGCCCTGCTCGGAGGGAAACTGCCCGTCGCGGCCCTCACCTGGGGCGGCGCGGATCCCGACACCGTGCTGCGCGGCCTGTACAGCGCCCAGGGCATCCTCGCGCCCGCCACGGGCATCCGGGACCAGAAACTCGAAACGCTGCTCGACCAGGCGAACAACGCAGTCGGTCAGAGCGCGCGCAAGCCGCTGTACCGCACCCTGCTGACCTACCTCAACCAGCAGATGTACGGCTTCCCGCTGCCGCAGCCGCTGACCTGGGCCGCCACCGGCTCCACCCTCAAGGGCTACCAGAACTTCCACCGCACCAACCTCCTGCGCACCCTATCGAAGTAAACGTCACTTCCGCCGCCCTTTTCCCCAACATCAAGGAGTTGCCATGACTGCACCGACGACCCCCACGACCCCCACCGACCTCGCCGAACGGTTCGAACACGAAGCCCGGCGCCTGCTCGAAGAATTCCAGGTCCCCGGCGTGTCCCTCGGGCTGCTGACGCCCGAAGGCGACCACCTCGTGACCCTGGGGGTGACCAGCCTGGAAAACCCACTCCCGGTCACCACCGACACTATCTTCCAGATCGGCAGCACCACCAAGACCCTCACCTCCCTGACCATCTCGGTGCTGGAAGCGCAGGGCAAACTCAGTCGCGACGACCTGATTCGCACCCACCTGCCGGACTTCCGGCTCAAGGACGAGTCCGTGGCGGCCGAGCTGACCATCCTCGACACCCTGACCCACCAGGGCGGCTTCCAGGGCGACCTGTTCGAGGACACCGGCGACGGCGACGACGCCCTTGCCAGGGTGCTCGACCTGCTCGCCGACGCGCCGCAGATGGTCCCGCTGCGCGGCCACTGGAGTTACAACAACGCCGGGTTCTACATTACCGGGCGGGTCATCGAGGTGGTGACCGGCCTGACCTGGGAAGCGGCGGTGACCGAACTTGTGCTCAAACCGCTCGGCATGACGAAGACCCTGTTCTTCCCCAACGAGATCATGACCCACCGCTTCGCCGCCGGGCACAACAAGATCGGCGAGGAGTTCGTCGTGCAGCGGCCCTGGCAGATGGTCCGTTCGGCCGGCCCGGCGGGCAGCACCTGCTCATCGACCGTGAACGACATGGCCCGCTACGCCCACTACGTCATGTCCGGCACGGTGCCCAGCCCCCAGACGGACACCGATGTCAGCGCCGAGGACACCCCCAAGGCCGATACGGCGTCCGGCGCCGCGACCCTCGCCACGCTCGACCGGACCCGGCTGTGGGCGCCGGTGCGGTCCATCGGCATCGCGCTCAACGGCTTCCCCGGCGACCAGGGGCAGATCGGGCAGAGCTGGTTCATCGACCAGTACGACGCCGCGACGATCCTCAGTCACGGCGGCACCACCGTCGGCCACCAGTCGGACTTCTGGCTGTCCCCGGACCGGGGCGTGGCTTTCATCGCCCTGACGAACGGCAGCAACGGCCACGCCTACAACCGCCGGCTCAGCGAATGGGTCAAGCGCGAGGTGCTGGGCCTCACGGCGCCCGACACCACTGACCACCAGCCCAGCGACGACGACCTTCAGGAGCTCGCCGGCACGTACCTGGTCGTCGGGCAGCCGCTCAAGATGGAAGCGGAGGTGCGCGGCGGCGTGCTGACCCTCCTGATTCCCGACACCGCGGGGGGCGGCACCAAGGACGCCGCCCTGCGCTTCATCGCCCCGGACCGTGCGATCATCAGTGGCGGCGACATGGACGGGTACGCCATCGACTTCCTGCGTGACGAAACGGGCCAGGTGGAGTTCCTGAAGGTCGTCGTGCGGCTCTACCCCCGCCAGCGCGACGAGGCGCCGGCCACCGCGCAGCCCCTGCCGGCGCTGGAAGAGGTGTGAGCGACGCGGTCTGGATCACGGGCGGCACCGTGATCGACGGCACCGGCGCGCCCGGCCGCCAGGCGGAGGTGATGCTCGAAGGCGGCCGCGTCACCCGGCTCGCGCCGCGCGGCACGCCCGCCCCCGCCGGCGCCGAGGTGGTGGACGCCGCGGGACACGTCGTCGCCCCCGGCTTCATCGACGTGATGAGTCACTCGGTCGCCACGCTGCTGCACGACCCCCGCAGCCTGGGCAAGGTCACGCAGGGCGTCACCACCGAAATCATGGGCGAAGGCTGGACCCCCGCGCCTGCCGTACCCGGGGAACCGCACGGCTTTCCCGTGCACGGCCTGCCCGGCGGCGACGAACGCTGGGCGGCCCGCTCCAGGGGCTGGACCCGCTTCGGGGACTGGCTCGCGGCGCAGAAGGAGGTGGGCGCCGCGGTGAACTTCGGCTCGTTCCTCGGCGGGGCCACCGTGCGCATGGCCGCCCGGGGCCACGCCCAGGGGGAGAGCACGCCCGAGGAACTGGGGCGGATGTGTCAGGTGACGCGCGAGGCGATGGAGGACGGCGCCTTCGGCCTCGCCACCGCCCTCATCTACCCGCCCGGCAGTTACGCGGGCACCGACGAACTCGTGGCAATCTGCCGCGAGGTCGCGGCTTACGGCGGCATCTACATCACCCACATGCGCTCCGAAGGCGAGGGGTTGCTCGGCGGCCTCGAGGAGGCGCTGGACATCACCGCCCGCAGCGGAGCGCGCCTGCACCTCTATCACCTCAAGGCGGCCGGCCGGCCCGCCTGGCCGCTGATGGAACCGCTGATCGAGCGCGTGAATGCCGAGCGCGCCGCGGGGCGCGACATTCACGCCGACCTGTACCTTTACACCGCCGGCGGGACGGGTCTGTCGGCCGTCACGCCGCCCTGGGCGAGTGAGGACGACGCGCTGCGCGAGCGGCTGCTGGACCCGGCGCAGCGCGCCCGCATTCGCCAGGCGATGCTCGAGCCCGACGGCACCTGGGAGCCGCTGGGCAGCCTAGCCGGCCCCGAGGGGGTCTTTCCGGTGGGCCTGCGGCACCCGGACCACCAGCCCTACGTGGGCCGCTCTCTGGCAGAGATCGCCGGCCTGCGCGGCCAGGACTGGATCGACGCGGCCCTCGATCTGATCACCGCGGAGCCCGGCCGGGTGGGCAGCCTCTTTCACCTGATGAGCGAAGCAAACATCGAGCGGCAGCTGCGCGAACCGTGGGTCATGCTGGGGTCTGACGCGGCGGGCTACGACCCGGCCGCCCGGACGGACGGCGGCACGGGTGGGCACCCCCGCTCGTTCGGGAATTTCACCCGGCTGCTCGCCCATTACGTCCGGGACCGTCAGATTCTGACCCTGGAGGACGCCGTGCACCGCATGACCGGACTCCCGGCGCGCCACCTGCGCCTCGAGGGGCGCGGTGAACTGCGCGAAGGCGCCTGCGCGGACGTGGTGATCTTCGACCCGGCCGGCGTGCGCGACCGGGCCACCTACGCCGACTCCGAGCAGCTGTCCGAAGGTGTCCGGGACGTCTGGGTGAATGGTGTTGCGGTCCTGCGCGGTGGCGAACACACCGGGGCCCGCCCCGGACGCCGCCTGTACGGCCCGGGCTCCCACCCCGCAGGAGACCCGCATGACGCGCCCACTGCCTGATTTCGCTGCGCCTGATTTCACCGCGCCTGATCCCACCGCGCCCCTCATCGTGGACGCCCACCTCGACCTCGCCTGGAGCAGCCAGGCCAACGGACGAGACCTCAAGCGCACAGTCGCCGAGATTCGCCGGGCAGAGGGGCGCACAAGGGACAACGTCATGCTGACGCTCCCGGACCTGGCGCGTGGGAACATCGCGCTGGTGTTCGGCACGCTGTACGCCCAGCCGGCCAGCCTCTCGTTCGCGCAGGACCTCGTCTCGGCGCACCCGGGCGGGTACACCACGCCCGCTGAGGCGCGCGCCCAGGCGACGGCGCAACTGGAGCAGTACCTCCGCTGGGAAGAGGGCGGACACCTGCGCCTGATCCGGCACCTGCCGGACCTCGACGACCACCTGCGCCGCTGGCCGCAGGACGCGGTGCCCGGCGTGGTGCTCACCATCGAGGGGGCCGATCCCATCCTCGCGCCGGACGAGTTTGACTGGTGGTGGCGCCAGGGCGTGCGCTCGGTGGGGCTCGCCTGGACCGGCACCCGCTACGCGGGCGGCACCGGTGACCCGCGCGGCCTCACGCCGCCGGGCCGCGAACTGCTCGCCGCCATGCGGGAACGCGGCGCGATGCACGACGCGTCGCACCTCGCCGAGGAGGCCTTCTGGGAGGCGCTGGACCTCACGGCCCCCGGCGCCCTGATCGCCTCGCACAGCAACGCCCGGGCCCTGCTGACCTCCGCCGGACGCGCGGACCTGCCGCCCGACCGGCACCTCAGTGACGACATGATCCGCGCCATAGGCAGCCGCGGCGGCGTGATCGGGCTGAACCTCATGAACTCCTTTCTCGACGCGGATTGGACCCTGAGGGACCGGGCCGTCCCGGTGCGCATGCGCGACCAGGTGGCGCGGCACTGGGCCCACGTGGCGGGCCTGGTCGGGTGGCACAGCGTCGGGATCGGGTCGGATCTCGATGCCGGCGCCGGACGCGAAGAAAGCCCTGAGGAGCTCGACAACGCGGCCGACTGGCCGCGGCTGGCCGGCGCCGTGCCCGAAGAGCACCGTGAGGCGGTGCTGGGCGGCAATTGGCTGCGCGTGCTGCGTGCCCACCTGCCCCGCACGTAGCGCCGACCGATTGAACTGACGGAACAGCGCCCCCCTGGCCTGCCGGCCCACCCGACCATTCAACGGAGCCTGCCATGACTGCACCGACGACCCCCGCGATCCCCACCGACCTGGCCGAGCAGTTCGAGCACGAGGCCCGCCGCCTTCTGGGCGAACTCGGGATCCCCGGCGTGACCCTCGGGTTGCTGACCCCGGACGGCAACCACTTCGTGAGCCTGGGCGTGACCAGCCTGGAGAACCCGCTGCCGGTTACCTCTGAGACCCTCTTCCAGATCGGCAGCACCACCAAGACCCTCACCTCCCTGACCCTCTCGGTGCTTGAGGCGCAGGGCAAACTGAAGCTCGACGACCCGGTTCGCACGCACCTGCCGGACTTCCGGCTGAGGGACGAGTCCGTGGCGGCCGCGCTGACCGTACGGGATCTGCTGACCCACCAGGGCGGCTTCCAGGGGGACCTGTTCGAGGACACCGGCGACGGCAACGACGC harbors:
- a CDS encoding N-acyl-D-amino-acid deacylase family protein; amino-acid sequence: MSDAVWITGGTVIDGTGAPGRQAEVMLEGGRVTRLAPRGTPAPAGAEVVDAAGHVVAPGFIDVMSHSVATLLHDPRSLGKVTQGVTTEIMGEGWTPAPAVPGEPHGFPVHGLPGGDERWAARSRGWTRFGDWLAAQKEVGAAVNFGSFLGGATVRMAARGHAQGESTPEELGRMCQVTREAMEDGAFGLATALIYPPGSYAGTDELVAICREVAAYGGIYITHMRSEGEGLLGGLEEALDITARSGARLHLYHLKAAGRPAWPLMEPLIERVNAERAAGRDIHADLYLYTAGGTGLSAVTPPWASEDDALRERLLDPAQRARIRQAMLEPDGTWEPLGSLAGPEGVFPVGLRHPDHQPYVGRSLAEIAGLRGQDWIDAALDLITAEPGRVGSLFHLMSEANIERQLREPWVMLGSDAAGYDPAARTDGGTGGHPRSFGNFTRLLAHYVRDRQILTLEDAVHRMTGLPARHLRLEGRGELREGACADVVIFDPAGVRDRATYADSEQLSEGVRDVWVNGVAVLRGGEHTGARPGRRLYGPGSHPAGDPHDAPTA
- a CDS encoding ABC transporter substrate-binding protein, with product MKRSLIPLSGALLGSLAAATPRDTLVYQVAAAVASVEPAQAVATYDVLPVQQIYEGLYLNNFGTYTPLLATGMTQSKDGKVSTFTLRKNVKFHDGTTMTCADVEYSLRRTFVVGSETSLAAQVRSTVLGIPGFTADVKKTYTFAKLAAAVRCNAAGQLVLTLDRNVPSLLDALSQAYVVPRKALVAGGDWSGTASDFAAFLGKDVANSALAQKPVGTGAYQFVARDPSRFILKAFPSYWGGAPAIKNVILQKVDSDTARVLALQKGDADIVIVPDRDTLAKLKGVAGVTVYESLPSRDLSTVVLFNQNVKNSALLPAGQLAENNMPVNLFSDIHVRRAFAALFDAQTFTRDALQGFGVPKNTTLPPNNWADDKTLRPPTYSLKTAEAEFRQAWGGKLWSTGFTIPIDFFAGSGLSEVVSGIFKQNIERLNPKFHVQVNTVELSAANAALLGGKLPVAALTWGGADPDTVLRGLYSAQGILAPATGIRDQKLETLLDQANNAVGQSARKPLYRTLLTYLNQQMYGFPLPQPLTWAATGSTLKGYQNFHRTNLLRTLSK
- a CDS encoding dipeptidase, whose amino-acid sequence is MTRPLPDFAAPDFTAPDPTAPLIVDAHLDLAWSSQANGRDLKRTVAEIRRAEGRTRDNVMLTLPDLARGNIALVFGTLYAQPASLSFAQDLVSAHPGGYTTPAEARAQATAQLEQYLRWEEGGHLRLIRHLPDLDDHLRRWPQDAVPGVVLTIEGADPILAPDEFDWWWRQGVRSVGLAWTGTRYAGGTGDPRGLTPPGRELLAAMRERGAMHDASHLAEEAFWEALDLTAPGALIASHSNARALLTSAGRADLPPDRHLSDDMIRAIGSRGGVIGLNLMNSFLDADWTLRDRAVPVRMRDQVARHWAHVAGLVGWHSVGIGSDLDAGAGREESPEELDNAADWPRLAGAVPEEHREAVLGGNWLRVLRAHLPRT
- a CDS encoding serine hydrolase domain-containing protein is translated as MTAPTTPTTPTDLAERFEHEARRLLEEFQVPGVSLGLLTPEGDHLVTLGVTSLENPLPVTTDTIFQIGSTTKTLTSLTISVLEAQGKLSRDDLIRTHLPDFRLKDESVAAELTILDTLTHQGGFQGDLFEDTGDGDDALARVLDLLADAPQMVPLRGHWSYNNAGFYITGRVIEVVTGLTWEAAVTELVLKPLGMTKTLFFPNEIMTHRFAAGHNKIGEEFVVQRPWQMVRSAGPAGSTCSSTVNDMARYAHYVMSGTVPSPQTDTDVSAEDTPKADTASGAATLATLDRTRLWAPVRSIGIALNGFPGDQGQIGQSWFIDQYDAATILSHGGTTVGHQSDFWLSPDRGVAFIALTNGSNGHAYNRRLSEWVKREVLGLTAPDTTDHQPSDDDLQELAGTYLVVGQPLKMEAEVRGGVLTLLIPDTAGGGTKDAALRFIAPDRAIISGGDMDGYAIDFLRDETGQVEFLKVVVRLYPRQRDEAPATAQPLPALEEV